The DNA segment ACATTCTGGACGAGCCCGAGGCCGCGCTTTCGCCCTCCCGCCAGCTTTCCGTGCTCACCCGCATCAACGACCTGGTCAGCGAGCAGAGCCAGTTTCTGATCGCCACCCACTCGCCCATCCTCATGGGCTATCCCGGCGCCGACATCCTGCTGCTGGACGAAGACGGCATCCGCCGGGTGGACTACGAAGAGACGGAGCACTACTTCATCACCCGCGAGTTCCTGCAGAACCGCGAACGCATGCTGTCGCAGCTGTTCAGCTGAACGATCCATCCACCGACCGAGCGGCCATGGGCACCAGAGACCCGCGCATCGACCAGTACATCGAGAAGTCGCTCCCCTTCGCGCAACCCATCCTGCGGCACCTGCGCGAGGTGGTGCACACCGCCTGCCCCACGGTGGAAGAAACGATGAAGTGGAGCTTTCCCCACTTCATGTACCAGGGGATGCTGTGCAGCATGGCCTCGTTCAAGCAGCACTGCGCCTTCGGCCTGTGGAAGGGCTCGCTGATCCTGGAGCAGGGCGGCGACCGCGCGCGCGACGCCATGGGCCACTTCGGGCGCATCACCTCCGTGGACGATCTGCCGTCGGACGAGATCCTCACCAGCTACATCCACACGGCGATGAAGCTGAACGAGGAGGGCGTGCAGCCGCCCAAGGCCCGCAAGACCGGCAGCAAGCCCGAGCTGGCGGTACCCGACGCGCTGATGGACGCGCTTCGCGGCAATCCGGCGGCGCTGGCGGCGTTCGAAAAGTTCAGCCCCAGCAACAAGCGCGAATACGCCGACTGGATCGCCGACGCCAAGAGCGACGCCACCCGCCAGCGCCGGATCGACCAGGCCCTCGAGTGGATCGCCGAGGGCAAGTCGCGCAACTGGAAGTACGAACGCAAGTAAGCTCGTCCGCCCCTGTCTCTTACAGCCCGACAAGATGCCTGCTGATTCTCTCGCTTTTCTTCCCGCGCACGAGCTGGCGCGCCGCGTCCGCGCGCGCGAGGTGTCACCCGTGGAGGTGCTGGACGCGTGCATGGCGCAGGTGGAGCGTCACAATGGCGAGATCAACGCCGTCGTGACGCTCAATCCCGGCGCGCGCGACGAGGCGGCGGCGCTGGAGCGGCGGATCGCGGCCGGCGAAGACGTGGGCCCGCTGGCGGGGGTGCCGGTGGGGATCAAGGACGTCACCGAGGTGGCCGGCGTGCGCACCACCTACGGCTCGCCCCTCTTCACCGACTTCGTGCCGGAGGAAGACGCGCTCGTCGTCGCGCGGCTGCGCGCGGCGGGCGCGGTGATCCTGGGCAAGACGAACACGCCGGAGTTCGCGGCGGGGGGCAACACCTTCAACCCCGTCTTCGGGCGCACGCGCAACCCGTGGAACCCGGAGCGCAGCGCGGGCGGATCCACCGGCGGCGGCGCGGCGGGGCTGGCGACCGGGATGTTCGCGCTGGCACAGGGAACGGACCTGGGCGGAAGCCTGCGGATCCCCGCGTCGTTCTGCGGCATCGTGGGACTGCGTCCATCCGTCGGGCTGGTGCCGACCGTGCCGCAGGACTTCATGTGGGACCCGATGCAGGTCACCGGCGTGATGGGCCGCTCGGCGGAGGACGTGGCGCTCGCCCTGGGCGCCGTCGCGGGCGCCAGCGACCGCGCGCCGCTGGCCCAGCCGACGGAGGGCCGCGACTTCGTTGCCGCCGTGCGCCAGGGCGATGCGCGGGGGATGCGCATCGCCTACTGCCCCGACATCGCGGGCATCGGCATCGACGCCGGCGTGGAGCGCGTGTGCCGCGAGGCCGC comes from the Longimicrobium sp. genome and includes:
- a CDS encoding YdeI/OmpD-associated family protein → MGTRDPRIDQYIEKSLPFAQPILRHLREVVHTACPTVEETMKWSFPHFMYQGMLCSMASFKQHCAFGLWKGSLILEQGGDRARDAMGHFGRITSVDDLPSDEILTSYIHTAMKLNEEGVQPPKARKTGSKPELAVPDALMDALRGNPAALAAFEKFSPSNKREYADWIADAKSDATRQRRIDQALEWIAEGKSRNWKYERK
- a CDS encoding amidase; the encoded protein is MPADSLAFLPAHELARRVRAREVSPVEVLDACMAQVERHNGEINAVVTLNPGARDEAAALERRIAAGEDVGPLAGVPVGIKDVTEVAGVRTTYGSPLFTDFVPEEDALVVARLRAAGAVILGKTNTPEFAAGGNTFNPVFGRTRNPWNPERSAGGSTGGGAAGLATGMFALAQGTDLGGSLRIPASFCGIVGLRPSVGLVPTVPQDFMWDPMQVTGVMGRSAEDVALALGAVAGASDRAPLAQPTEGRDFVAAVRQGDARGMRIAYCPDIAGIGIDAGVERVCREAAFALGDAGATVEEIELDLAYGRKAFLALRGLWFVSQLHPHLDKLEHFGPNVANNIRAGLAVTMEEIGAAEQARRRIWERFRQLFREYDVLLTPTMAVPPFPVVENYPQTVGGREMETYVDWIAPTFVLSLTGLPVASVPAGLDADGMPVGLQIVAPPRGEERALAMAGIVQRVRPIPRPPLVAGA